Proteins encoded in a region of the Panicum hallii strain FIL2 chromosome 3, PHallii_v3.1, whole genome shotgun sequence genome:
- the LOC112887298 gene encoding peroxidase 43-like isoform X1 has protein sequence MASRGTASGAAAMALLLSLGIIGVARGQLQVGFYSDSCPDAEDTVTAAVQDAAASDPTILPALLRLQFHDCFVRGCDASVLIRSASNDAEVDNGKNQGLRGQDVVDAAKAQLEDQCPGVVSCADIIALAARDAVAMTGGPSFDVPTGRRDGLASNLRDADVLPDAADSISVLRSRFAAAGLNDRDLVLLTGMSLAIAVFTCARTSTQAETVGAATPTAAAHTVGTTACFFVKDRLYGFPLPGGRTGSDPSIPAPFLAELKARCPRGDFNTRLPLDRGSGGAFDDSILRNIRSGLAVIASDAALAGSNATRALVDAYLGPAAGSFQGDFAAAMVRMGSIGAITGDGDGDGGEVRDVCSAFNTN, from the exons ATGGCCAGCCGCGGCACGGCGTCCggagcggcggcgatggcgctcTTGCTGTCGCTTGGGATCATTGGCGTCGCCCGCGGCCAGCTGCAGGTGGGGTTCTACTCCGACTCCTGCCCGGACGCCGAGGACACGGTCACCGCCGCCGTCCAGGACGCCGCCGCCAGCGACCCCACCATCCTCCCCGCGCTGCTCCGCCTCCAGTTCCACGACTGCTTCGTCAGG GGGTGCGACGCGTCGGTGCTGATAAGGAGCGCGAGCAACGACGCCGAGGTGGACAACGGCAAGAACCAGGGCCTGCGCGGCCAGGACGTGGTCGACGCCGCCAAGGCGCAGCTCGAGGACCAGTGCCCCGGCGTCGTCTCCTGCGCCGACATCATCGCCCTCGCCGCGCGCGACGCCGTCGCCATG ACGGGCGGGCCGTCGTTCGACGTGCCGACGGGGCGGCGCGACGGCCTGGCTTCCAACCTCCGCGACGCCGACGTGCTGCCGGACGCCGCCGACTCCATCAGCGTGCTCCGGTCAAGGTTCGCCGCGGCCGGTCTCAACGACCGCGACCTCGTCCTCCTCACAGGTATGTCCCTCGCAATCGCAGTCTTCACATGCGCACGGACGTCAACACAGGCTGAAACAGTTGGTGCGGCAACGCCAACCGCAGCGGCGCACACGGTGGGCACGACGGCGTGCTTCTTCGTGAAGGACCGGCTGTACGGCTTCCCTCTCCCGGGCGGCAGGACGGGGTCGGACCCGTCCATCCCGGCGCCGTTCCTGGCGGAGCTCAAGGCCCGGTGCCCGCGGGGCGACTTCAACACGCGGCTGCCGCTGGACCGCGGCAGCGGGGGCGCCTTCGACGACTCCATCCTCCGCAACATCCGGTCGGGGCTCGCCGTGATCGCCTCCGACGCCGCGCTCGCCGGCAGCAACGCCACCCGCGCGCTCGTCGACGCGTACCTGGGCCCCGCGGCGGGCAGCTTCCAGGGGGACTTCGCCGCCGCCATGGTGAGGATGGGCAGCATCGGCGCCAtcaccggcgacggcgacggcgacggcggcgaggtcagGGACGTCTGCTCCGCCTTCAACACCAACTGA
- the LOC112887298 gene encoding peroxidase 43-like isoform X2 encodes MASRGTASGAAAMALLLSLGIIGVARGQLQVGFYSDSCPDAEDTVTAAVQDAAASDPTILPALLRLQFHDCFVRGCDASVLIRSASNDAEVDNGKNQGLRGQDVVDAAKAQLEDQCPGVVSCADIIALAARDAVAMTGGPSFDVPTGRRDGLASNLRDADVLPDAADSISVLRSRFAAAGLNDRDLVLLTAAHTVGTTACFFVKDRLYGFPLPGGRTGSDPSIPAPFLAELKARCPRGDFNTRLPLDRGSGGAFDDSILRNIRSGLAVIASDAALAGSNATRALVDAYLGPAAGSFQGDFAAAMVRMGSIGAITGDGDGDGGEVRDVCSAFNTN; translated from the exons ATGGCCAGCCGCGGCACGGCGTCCggagcggcggcgatggcgctcTTGCTGTCGCTTGGGATCATTGGCGTCGCCCGCGGCCAGCTGCAGGTGGGGTTCTACTCCGACTCCTGCCCGGACGCCGAGGACACGGTCACCGCCGCCGTCCAGGACGCCGCCGCCAGCGACCCCACCATCCTCCCCGCGCTGCTCCGCCTCCAGTTCCACGACTGCTTCGTCAGG GGGTGCGACGCGTCGGTGCTGATAAGGAGCGCGAGCAACGACGCCGAGGTGGACAACGGCAAGAACCAGGGCCTGCGCGGCCAGGACGTGGTCGACGCCGCCAAGGCGCAGCTCGAGGACCAGTGCCCCGGCGTCGTCTCCTGCGCCGACATCATCGCCCTCGCCGCGCGCGACGCCGTCGCCATG ACGGGCGGGCCGTCGTTCGACGTGCCGACGGGGCGGCGCGACGGCCTGGCTTCCAACCTCCGCGACGCCGACGTGCTGCCGGACGCCGCCGACTCCATCAGCGTGCTCCGGTCAAGGTTCGCCGCGGCCGGTCTCAACGACCGCGACCTCGTCCTCCTCACAG CGGCGCACACGGTGGGCACGACGGCGTGCTTCTTCGTGAAGGACCGGCTGTACGGCTTCCCTCTCCCGGGCGGCAGGACGGGGTCGGACCCGTCCATCCCGGCGCCGTTCCTGGCGGAGCTCAAGGCCCGGTGCCCGCGGGGCGACTTCAACACGCGGCTGCCGCTGGACCGCGGCAGCGGGGGCGCCTTCGACGACTCCATCCTCCGCAACATCCGGTCGGGGCTCGCCGTGATCGCCTCCGACGCCGCGCTCGCCGGCAGCAACGCCACCCGCGCGCTCGTCGACGCGTACCTGGGCCCCGCGGCGGGCAGCTTCCAGGGGGACTTCGCCGCCGCCATGGTGAGGATGGGCAGCATCGGCGCCAtcaccggcgacggcgacggcgacggcggcgaggtcagGGACGTCTGCTCCGCCTTCAACACCAACTGA
- the LOC112884272 gene encoding pentatricopeptide repeat-containing protein At2g46050, mitochondrial-like yields the protein MPRGRSVLALLFRATSSAVRRHRHPCASPLALHPLLLKSGRASQPHIATALSVAYADSGHLPHARRVFDETPHKDLVLCNAMVACYAAHGLALHAWSLFASMRRSCPDLAGDGFTFSALLRPPRQVGNADDAEFLLRRGALAHGLVLRLGHLADVVVATALLDMYAKYGRVAEARRVFNAMVVRNVVSWNAIIVCYGWHGEGNKDALELFRMMVRDGCCCPDERTLASVLSSCANMAAANEATQVHAYAQKRGLQGFLQVANALIMAYGKNGFVQEVKRIFAMTDNPDMVTWSSMVSSHAYLGYAKDAMHLFQRMLQQGIQPDGIAFLGVLSACSQAGLIEDGLRYFLMMTRSYLIDPSPQHLACLVDLLGRAGRIEDAYNVVVKLSSESNTDIIGAFLGACKMRGNIELAKWAADKLLRLEPREAVNYLLMSNAFAAAGAWNELAKVRSAMRNRCANKVPGCSWIEIGGTVRTFVSNDMVLHRSMEMQLMMELTISHVQKECTEDTIFEDPILIQQWQ from the coding sequence ATGCCGCGCGGGCGGAGCGTCCTCGCCCTGCTGTTCCGCGCCACCTCCAgcgccgtccgccgccaccgccacccgtGCGCCTCCCCGCTGGCCCTCCACCCTCTCCTCCTCAAGTCCGGACGCGCCTCGCAGCCCCACATCGCCACGGCCCTCTCCGTCGCGTACGCCGACTCCGGCCACCTCCCCCACGCGCGCAGGGTGTTCGACGAGACGCCGCACAAGGACCTCGTCCTCTGCAACGCCATGGTCGCCTGCTACGCCGCGCACGGGCTCGCGCTCCACGCCTGGTCCCTCTTCGCCTCCATGCGCAGGAGCTGCCCGGACCTCGCCGGGGACGGGTTCACCTTCAGCGCCCTGCTGCGCCCTCCGCGGCAGGTGGGCAATGCTGATGACGCTGAGTTCCTGCTCAGGCGGGGGGCGCTGGCGCACGGCCTCGTGCTCAGGCTGGGCCACCTCGCGGACGTGGTGGTGGCCACCGCGCTGCTCGACATGTACGCCAAGTATGGCCGGGTTGCCGAGGCTCGCCGGGTGTTCAACGCCATGGTTGTCAGGAACGTCGTCTCCTGGAACGCCATCATTGTCTGCTACGGCTGGCATGGTGAAGGCAATAAGGACGCCCTGGAGCTCTTCCGGATGATGGTCAGGGATGGGTGCTGCTGCCCAGATGAGCGCACGCTTGCCAGTGTGCTCAGCTCCTGTGCCAATATGGCAGCAGCGAACGAGGCTACACAAGTTCATGCCTATGCCCAAAAAAGGGGGTTGCAAGGATTTCTGCAGGTTGCGAATGCTCTTATCATGGCGTATGGTAAGAACGGTTTTGTTCAAGAGGTGAAACGGATATTTGCGATGACAGATAACCCGGATATGGTCACATGGTCTTCCATGGTTTCTTCACACGCGTACCTCGGGTATGCCAAGGATGCCATGCATTTGTTTCAGAGAATGCTCCAACAAGGCATACAGCCTGATGGCATTGCCTTCCTTGGAGTTCTTTCTGCCTGCAGTCAAGCTGGGCTCATTGAAGATGGCTTACGCTATTTCCTTATGATGACGAGGAGCTACCTTATCGATCCGAGTCCACAACATCTGGCTTGTCTGGTTGATCTCTTAGGGAGAGCTGGTAGGATTGAAGATGCTTACAATGTTGTAGTCAAACTTTCCAGCGAAAGCAACACTGATATTATTGGAGCTTTCCTTGGTGCTTGCAAGATGCGGGGCAATATCGAGTTGGCAAAGTGGGCTGCTGATAAGCTTCTACGCCTGGAGCCAAGAGAGGCAGTAAATTATCTGCTTATGTCCAACGCATTTGCTGCTGCAGGAGCTTGGAATGAGCTTGCAAAAGTAAGAAGTGCGATGAGGAACAGGTGTGCCAACAAGGTGCCTGGCTGTAGTTGGATAGAGATAGGTGGAACGGTTCGGACATTTGTCTCCAATGATATGGTACTCCATCGATCGATGGAGATGCAACTAATGATGGAGCTTACTATTTCACATGTGCAAAAAGAGTGCACTGAAGACACAATTTTCGAGGATCCAATTCTAATTCAACAATGGCAATGA